A region from the Sutcliffiella horikoshii genome encodes:
- a CDS encoding ABC transporter substrate-binding protein has translation MKKFKLLSIILALMTSLALAGCSSEGSSGEKDGKTTISFIHWRGEDVEVFNELIAKFEEENPDIKVDMTAYPSEQYQSTAQTLLRDGTTGDVFVSMPGSQFEIIQKAGFFEDLSGEEFVSNFNESLLEVGQSEGKQYALPYQLVFNQPIYNAGIFEELGLEPPTDWEGFLALCETLKENGYTPIAFPGADIGPGQFMNAMMMNNATDEEVFTKLVNGEVKLTDEWWVKTLSQFKELNDKEYFQANALGTKHDGAIALVGQEKAAMLATGSYAMANIKSHKEDVKLNLLAPITVSESEATYEGIHTTTFMMAVNSKSEKQEQAKAFIEFLSKPENASVYANKTGQHLTVNDVNYESEVLKDTVHWMDKNTRFQPRYLIPNADVEKAVVGSIQDVLSGTDPAEAAKKAQQIVDQNLN, from the coding sequence ATGAAAAAGTTTAAATTGCTTTCGATCATTTTGGCATTAATGACGTCTCTTGCTTTAGCAGGGTGTTCTTCAGAAGGATCATCTGGTGAAAAGGATGGAAAAACAACCATCAGTTTTATTCACTGGCGTGGGGAAGATGTTGAGGTATTCAACGAACTGATAGCTAAGTTTGAAGAGGAAAATCCAGATATTAAAGTCGATATGACGGCATACCCGTCCGAACAATACCAATCCACTGCACAAACTTTACTTCGTGATGGTACAACAGGTGATGTTTTTGTTTCCATGCCTGGTTCACAATTTGAAATCATTCAAAAAGCTGGGTTCTTTGAAGATCTGTCTGGCGAAGAGTTTGTCTCTAATTTTAATGAAAGTCTCTTAGAAGTTGGACAAAGCGAAGGAAAACAATATGCATTACCGTATCAGCTTGTTTTCAACCAACCTATCTATAATGCTGGAATTTTTGAAGAGTTAGGATTAGAACCACCAACTGATTGGGAAGGATTCTTGGCTCTATGTGAAACGCTTAAAGAAAATGGATACACACCTATTGCATTCCCGGGTGCTGATATTGGGCCTGGTCAGTTCATGAACGCTATGATGATGAACAATGCGACAGATGAAGAAGTATTTACAAAACTCGTAAACGGAGAAGTTAAATTGACGGACGAGTGGTGGGTAAAAACGTTATCTCAATTCAAGGAATTAAATGATAAAGAATATTTCCAAGCTAATGCTTTAGGAACAAAGCATGATGGAGCAATTGCTTTAGTGGGCCAAGAGAAAGCGGCGATGCTTGCTACAGGCTCATATGCGATGGCAAATATTAAGAGCCATAAAGAAGACGTTAAATTGAATCTGTTGGCACCAATTACAGTTTCGGAGTCTGAGGCAACATATGAAGGTATTCACACTACGACTTTCATGATGGCAGTTAACAGTAAATCCGAAAAACAGGAGCAAGCGAAAGCATTTATTGAATTCTTGAGTAAACCGGAGAATGCATCTGTCTATGCGAACAAGACTGGACAGCATTTAACGGTGAACGATGTAAACTATGAATCTGAAGTTCTAAAAGATACGGTACACTGGATGGATAAAAACACAAGGTTCCAACCACGTTATTTAATTCCAAACGCTGATGTGGAAAAAGCCGTTGTTGGTTCTATCCAAGATGTATTAAGCGGTACCGACCCGGCCGAAGCGGCGAAAAAAGCACAACAAATTGTGGATCAAAATTTGAATTAA
- a CDS encoding carbohydrate ABC transporter permease: MKWTKKLLLFIYATLILVPVISIVLATFKTTSEIYENILSLPSSFNFSNYFGIFQEQAMGTYFLNSVLVTLVSVVFTLFFASLVAFGITRLGGWIGGGIFVFFTIGMMVPAQVNMIPLYQLVYSLGLTNSLVGLMIVNLSVTLPVAVFILSGFMRSLPKSLFEACTIDGGNNWQMYYRIALPLSLPSLSATAIFLFVMHWNDLLYPLLFITKAEYKTLPLALLEFQGEYMTNYPMLFTGVIIASAPMVLAYLFLQRYFVAGMTAGSVKG; encoded by the coding sequence ATGAAATGGACAAAAAAATTATTACTGTTCATCTATGCAACTCTTATTCTAGTGCCAGTGATATCCATCGTACTAGCAACTTTTAAAACAACATCTGAAATCTATGAGAACATATTAAGTCTGCCATCCAGCTTCAACTTTAGTAATTACTTTGGAATATTCCAAGAGCAGGCAATGGGCACCTATTTTTTAAACAGCGTACTCGTGACACTAGTATCGGTTGTTTTTACTTTGTTTTTTGCCAGTCTTGTAGCATTCGGCATTACACGGCTTGGGGGTTGGATCGGTGGCGGAATATTCGTGTTCTTTACCATTGGAATGATGGTGCCGGCACAAGTAAACATGATACCTTTGTATCAATTAGTCTACAGTTTAGGTTTGACCAATTCATTAGTAGGTTTAATGATAGTCAATCTTTCCGTTACCCTGCCTGTAGCAGTTTTCATTCTTTCCGGTTTCATGAGGTCCCTGCCTAAATCCTTGTTTGAAGCATGTACCATTGACGGAGGGAACAACTGGCAGATGTACTATCGCATTGCATTGCCGCTATCCTTGCCATCTTTGTCGGCAACCGCTATTTTTCTATTTGTAATGCATTGGAACGACCTTCTCTATCCACTTTTATTTATCACAAAAGCGGAATACAAAACTCTTCCTCTAGCACTATTAGAGTTCCAGGGTGAATATATGACAAACTATCCAATGTTATTTACAGGTGTTATTATAGCTTCTGCTCCAATGGTTCTTGCGTATCTTTTCCTACAACGTTACTTTGTTGCCGGGATGACTGCGGGTTCTGTTAAGGGATAA
- a CDS encoding carbohydrate ABC transporter permease, whose protein sequence is MKQSKWLYLFFVPGLIFYSIFFILPTISAVFYSFTDWDGLTTNFNFVGFENYTNLVTNDSIFIKAMTNNLKFMLFVVVFQTLFSLVFAVLLVKNTKTNIFLRALYFFPTILSSVSVAFIWSYMYDPNLGIINNLFTSVGLEILANNWLGDQNIAIYSIAFVQVWFHTGQMLIIFVAGLQAIPEDLYEVAKIEGASRWQTFSKVTWPLIAPAATIVVAYTTIQSFKAFDLIYAMTRGGPNYATEILATHIYTTAFRSFKFGYASAESVIFMLVIALITFLQFRVLRANRVEN, encoded by the coding sequence ATGAAACAGAGTAAGTGGCTTTACTTATTTTTTGTACCCGGTCTTATTTTCTATAGTATTTTCTTTATCCTCCCAACGATTAGTGCCGTATTTTATTCGTTCACAGACTGGGATGGACTTACTACTAACTTTAATTTTGTAGGATTCGAGAATTATACCAATCTAGTTACCAATGATTCTATTTTTATAAAGGCAATGACAAACAACTTGAAATTCATGCTGTTTGTAGTCGTTTTTCAAACTTTGTTTTCATTGGTGTTTGCGGTTTTACTTGTTAAAAATACTAAAACAAATATCTTCCTTAGAGCTTTGTATTTCTTTCCGACCATTCTTTCCTCTGTTTCGGTAGCATTTATTTGGTCCTATATGTACGACCCTAACTTAGGAATCATCAACAATCTCTTTACTAGTGTAGGACTTGAAATTCTTGCGAACAATTGGCTCGGTGATCAAAACATTGCCATATACTCCATTGCCTTTGTACAAGTCTGGTTCCATACAGGGCAGATGCTCATCATATTTGTTGCCGGTCTGCAAGCAATACCTGAAGATCTATACGAAGTGGCAAAAATTGAAGGGGCAAGCCGCTGGCAAACTTTCAGCAAGGTAACATGGCCGCTGATTGCTCCGGCTGCGACCATAGTAGTTGCTTATACTACGATTCAGTCTTTTAAAGCATTTGATCTGATATATGCCATGACAAGGGGTGGCCCGAACTATGCCACAGAGATTTTGGCAACCCACATTTACACAACAGCATTCAGAAGCTTTAAGTTTGGATATGCATCAGCAGAGTCCGTAATATTTATGCTGGTCATAGCACTTATTACATTCCTGCAATTCCGTGTACTACGGGCAAACAGAGTAGAAAATTAG
- a CDS encoding aldehyde dehydrogenase family protein: protein MTTTTISTHGLYINGQTVETKENMAVTNKYTQEAAYHVAVAEQAHVKEAVQVAKDSLKEDFTPYQRYQVLLKAAQLLVAKKEEFAKVLATEVGKPIRESRGEVERAAQTLEISAEEAKRIHGEGVPVEAAPGSENRMAFTLKVPVGVIAAITPFNVPLNLVCHKIGPALAAGNSVVLKPAEVTPVCAYMLAEVLTEAGLPKGRLHVVTGDGPSIGDWLLENEDVNMFTFTGSPRVGELIRQKAGLRKVALELGNNSATVVHSDADLELASSMVAQKSFNNAGQVCISVQRVYVHEDVYETFVQQLKEKTEKFVVGNPLEETTDIGPMIRLSEAERVEAWVNEAVEQGATVVTGAKRDGAFYYPTILTDVHDDMKVCRQELFGPVVSVAPYKEKEEVIAKVNDSDYGLQAGLFTKDLGFAMKAAKEIEVGGLIVNDASAYRVDSMPYGGVKRSGTGKEGPRYAIEEMTEERIVVFNL from the coding sequence ATGACAACAACAACTATCTCTACACACGGACTATATATCAATGGACAAACAGTAGAAACGAAAGAAAACATGGCAGTAACAAACAAATACACACAAGAAGCGGCGTACCATGTTGCTGTTGCGGAACAAGCACATGTGAAAGAAGCAGTACAAGTAGCAAAAGATTCACTAAAAGAAGATTTTACTCCGTATCAACGCTATCAAGTATTACTTAAAGCTGCACAGTTATTAGTAGCCAAAAAAGAAGAGTTTGCTAAAGTATTGGCAACAGAGGTTGGAAAGCCAATCAGAGAATCCAGAGGAGAAGTAGAACGCGCAGCTCAGACACTTGAAATTTCTGCAGAAGAAGCAAAAAGAATTCATGGAGAAGGTGTACCGGTAGAAGCTGCACCAGGATCTGAAAACCGCATGGCATTTACATTGAAAGTACCAGTTGGAGTTATTGCAGCCATCACACCTTTCAACGTGCCTCTAAATCTTGTTTGCCATAAAATCGGTCCAGCTTTAGCGGCAGGAAACAGTGTAGTATTAAAGCCAGCTGAAGTAACACCTGTGTGCGCGTATATGTTAGCTGAAGTACTTACAGAGGCCGGATTGCCTAAAGGACGTTTACACGTAGTTACTGGAGACGGTCCAAGCATTGGTGACTGGTTGTTAGAAAATGAGGATGTTAACATGTTCACCTTTACAGGAAGTCCCCGTGTTGGTGAACTAATCCGTCAAAAAGCGGGTCTTAGAAAAGTAGCATTGGAGCTTGGAAACAATTCCGCTACTGTGGTGCATTCAGATGCTGACTTAGAACTTGCCTCTTCCATGGTCGCCCAAAAGAGCTTCAATAATGCAGGTCAAGTATGTATCTCTGTACAACGTGTATATGTACATGAGGATGTATATGAAACATTTGTCCAACAACTTAAAGAAAAAACAGAAAAGTTTGTGGTTGGTAATCCATTAGAGGAAACAACGGATATCGGCCCTATGATCCGCTTAAGCGAGGCAGAGCGTGTGGAGGCTTGGGTCAATGAAGCGGTGGAACAAGGCGCAACGGTTGTAACAGGGGCTAAACGTGATGGAGCTTTCTATTATCCTACGATTCTTACAGATGTGCATGATGATATGAAGGTTTGCCGTCAGGAGTTGTTTGGACCAGTCGTTTCTGTTGCACCTTATAAAGAAAAAGAGGAAGTTATTGCGAAAGTGAATGATTCTGATTATGGATTGCAGGCTGGGTTGTTTACGAAAGATTTAGGGTTTGCGATGAAGGCTGCCAAAGAGATTGAAGTGGGTGGCTTGATTGTAAATGATGCGTCTGCTTATAGAGTGGATAGTATGCCGTATGGTGGCGTGAAGAGAAGCGGTACTGGAAAAGAAGGCCCTAGATATGCGATTGAGGAAATGACAGAAGAAAGAATCGTTGTATTTAACTTATAA
- a CDS encoding AEC family transporter has product MAFLQVLLPVFMIFAIGFIGQKTLGFDTKTLSKMALYLLSPVLVFRTFYTNAFSSNHLYIILYTFLLCFALIAFVYVLSWIKKFTRAETCGMILAASFMNNGNYGTPVALLLFGAAGFEYAVVLMVVQSLLMGTVGVYYAAKGSPENAGVKTALRAVVKMPILYGAIIGLSFQFLSIPVSSSIMEAVDLVANATVPVIMVILGMQLAKISIKHAPKEKLAYAIGIKLFLSPLIAFGLTLLLPVDPMVKQLMIIMAAMPTAANTTMYALEFNTEPDFVSSSTLISTLLTIVSLPVMFWIVL; this is encoded by the coding sequence TTGGCTTTTTTACAAGTACTGCTACCTGTATTTATGATATTTGCCATAGGGTTCATCGGACAGAAGACATTGGGGTTTGATACCAAAACCTTATCAAAGATGGCCTTGTACTTGCTTTCTCCCGTACTGGTATTTCGAACTTTTTATACAAATGCATTTAGTAGTAATCATTTATATATCATTTTATATACGTTTCTTCTTTGTTTTGCACTGATCGCTTTTGTGTATGTGCTATCTTGGATTAAAAAATTTACGAGGGCAGAAACCTGTGGGATGATTCTCGCGGCTAGCTTCATGAACAATGGAAATTACGGTACTCCTGTTGCGTTATTGCTGTTTGGAGCGGCAGGGTTTGAGTATGCAGTTGTGTTGATGGTCGTACAATCATTGTTGATGGGCACAGTTGGGGTGTATTATGCTGCGAAAGGCAGTCCGGAAAATGCTGGTGTTAAAACGGCTTTAAGGGCAGTTGTTAAAATGCCTATCCTATACGGGGCTATTATTGGTTTGTCCTTTCAGTTTCTTTCCATCCCAGTTTCCTCTTCTATAATGGAAGCCGTCGATCTTGTAGCAAATGCAACTGTTCCTGTGATCATGGTCATTTTGGGGATGCAGTTGGCTAAGATATCTATTAAACATGCACCGAAGGAAAAGCTAGCTTATGCTATTGGTATTAAATTATTTCTTTCTCCTTTAATTGCTTTTGGTTTAACGTTGTTGCTTCCTGTAGATCCGATGGTCAAGCAGTTGATGATTATTATGGCTGCGATGCCGACTGCTGCGAATACGACGATGTATGCGTTGGAGTTTAATACGGAGCCGGATTTTGTTTCAAGTAGTACGTTGATTAGTACGTTGTTGACTATTGTTAGTTTACCGGTTATGTTTTGGATTGTTTTATAG
- a CDS encoding glycerol-3-phosphate responsive antiterminator, which translates to MTFQNQTILPAVKNGKTLERFLQSNYEYGVILDSQLSQIPNYIKAANKEKKKLFVHVDLIQGIKNDEHAAEFLCQTLKPAGLVSTRAAVIAKAKQRGIYAIQRLFLLDSNAVEKSYQVIEKVQPDFIEVLPGVVPHMIREVKEKTGIPVFAGGLIRSVEDVDRAIEAGATAVTTSKQDLWEHYSK; encoded by the coding sequence ATGACATTCCAAAACCAAACCATACTACCAGCAGTGAAAAACGGAAAAACTCTTGAAAGGTTTTTACAAAGCAACTACGAATATGGTGTGATACTAGACAGTCAACTCTCACAAATACCGAATTATATAAAAGCAGCAAATAAAGAAAAGAAAAAACTGTTCGTCCACGTAGACCTTATTCAAGGCATAAAAAATGACGAGCACGCAGCAGAATTCCTATGTCAAACCTTAAAGCCGGCAGGACTCGTCTCCACGAGGGCTGCGGTGATTGCAAAAGCCAAACAAAGGGGTATTTACGCTATACAACGCCTCTTTTTATTGGATTCCAATGCAGTCGAAAAAAGTTATCAAGTAATTGAAAAGGTGCAGCCCGACTTTATTGAAGTATTACCTGGGGTTGTCCCACATATGATTAGGGAAGTAAAAGAAAAAACAGGCATTCCTGTATTTGCAGGAGGTTTGATCCGTTCAGTGGAAGATGTGGACCGTGCAATTGAAGCAGGGGCGACAGCAGTTACCACATCCAAACAGGATCTTTGGGAGCATTATTCAAAATAA
- a CDS encoding GntR family transcriptional regulator, whose protein sequence is MKINHSSPVPLYHQIKDILVKRIVDKVWGPGDLIPTEQELMKEFDVSRTTIRQAITSMVHDGLLEKKQGKGTTVKYQKLVGSLGRLTGFAEEVMEKGLMPHSKLLRTEFRDDLFIEKAKLNLNDEDKILVIDRIRFVNDLPIALERTCWPEEIGEILLKHDLNNAKFYQILEENGVMLKKANEKISAVNATLHDADLLGISGGQALLEMTRLSYGINDKPIEYAKTKYRSDQYQYQVELTR, encoded by the coding sequence GTGAAAATAAATCATAGCAGTCCTGTGCCACTATATCATCAAATCAAAGATATATTGGTAAAAAGGATTGTGGATAAAGTGTGGGGACCAGGTGACTTGATTCCCACAGAACAAGAACTGATGAAAGAATTCGATGTAAGCAGAACAACCATAAGACAAGCGATTACATCAATGGTCCATGATGGACTTTTGGAGAAAAAGCAAGGAAAAGGAACGACAGTCAAGTATCAGAAGTTAGTGGGATCCCTTGGCCGTCTCACAGGTTTTGCAGAAGAAGTGATGGAAAAAGGCTTGATGCCTCATTCCAAATTATTAAGAACCGAATTCAGGGACGACCTTTTTATTGAGAAAGCTAAACTCAACTTAAATGATGAGGATAAGATACTAGTAATCGACCGGATTCGCTTCGTGAATGATTTACCGATTGCGCTTGAACGTACGTGTTGGCCGGAGGAAATCGGTGAAATTTTATTAAAACATGATCTCAATAACGCTAAGTTTTATCAGATCTTAGAAGAGAACGGTGTTATGTTGAAAAAAGCAAACGAAAAAATATCAGCAGTCAATGCCACGCTTCATGACGCAGATCTTCTCGGAATAAGCGGCGGTCAAGCGTTACTGGAAATGACTCGTTTGAGCTACGGCATTAATGATAAGCCAATTGAATATGCCAAAACAAAATACCGATCCGACCAATATCAATACCAAGTAGAACTAACCAGATAA
- a CDS encoding GntR family transcriptional regulator: MHQQSNKQIALYLQIKETLIQRIQEKIWLPNILIPTEQELMKEFEVSRTTIRQAISMMVQDGLLERQQGRGTIVKSQQLVGSLGRLKGFAEEVLERGLTPYSQLIRAEFSSDLYHEKAMLQTDDVSILVIERIRFADNLPIAYERSCWPKSIGEQLMKEELNQANFYQILEQNGIALRKANEKISAMNATMHEADLLGIRAGEALIEMTRLSYGIDDKPIEYTRTKFRSDQYHYNVELTR, from the coding sequence ATGCACCAACAAAGCAACAAACAAATAGCGCTCTATCTTCAAATAAAGGAAACACTTATCCAGCGGATACAGGAGAAGATATGGCTGCCCAATATATTAATACCAACCGAACAAGAGTTGATGAAAGAGTTTGAGGTTAGTAGAACGACCATCAGACAGGCAATAAGCATGATGGTTCAAGATGGATTATTAGAGCGGCAGCAAGGACGGGGTACCATTGTTAAATCCCAACAGCTTGTAGGAAGTTTGGGAAGATTAAAAGGATTTGCAGAAGAAGTATTAGAGCGGGGATTAACACCATATTCCCAACTGATAAGAGCAGAATTTTCCAGCGACTTGTATCACGAAAAAGCAATGCTCCAAACGGACGATGTGTCCATCTTGGTGATTGAAAGAATTCGTTTTGCAGATAACTTGCCCATTGCCTATGAAAGAAGCTGCTGGCCTAAATCGATTGGCGAGCAGCTTATGAAAGAAGAGCTCAATCAAGCGAACTTTTACCAAATTCTTGAGCAAAACGGTATTGCCTTAAGAAAAGCCAATGAAAAAATCTCTGCCATGAATGCTACGATGCATGAAGCAGATTTGCTCGGAATCAGGGCAGGGGAAGCGTTAATTGAGATGACAAGACTAAGTTATGGGATTGACGACAAACCAATCGAGTATACCAGAACAAAATTCCGAAGTGATCAATACCACTACAATGTGGAATTAACAAGATGA
- the glpK gene encoding glycerol kinase GlpK, with translation MEKYILSLDQGTTSSRAILFNKNGEAVYNAQKEFQQYFPKSGWVEHSANEIWSSILSVIASCLSESGVKPNQIAGIGITNQRETTVVWDKETGQPIHNAIVWQSRQTSAICDQLKEGGHEQTFREKTGLLIDAYFSGTKVKWLLDHVDGARERAEKGELLFGTIDTWLIWKLSGGKAHVTDYSNASRTLLYNIHELKWDQELLDILNVPASMLPEVKPSSEVYAHTVDYHFFGQEIPIAGAAGDQQAALFGQACYEEGMAKNTYGTGCFMLMNTGEKPIKSESGLLTTIAWGIDGKVTYALEGSIFVAGSAIQWLRDGLRMFKDASQSEEYATKVDSTEGVYVVPAFVGLGTPYWDSDVRGAAFGLTRGTSKEHFIRATLESLAYQTKDVLTAMEHDSGISLKTLRVDGGAVKNNFLMQFQSDMLRVGVERPSVNETTALGTAYLAGLAVGYWKNKEEIASQWKVESTFEVEMDKEEQEKLYSGWKKAVNATIAFK, from the coding sequence ATGGAAAAATACATTTTATCATTAGACCAGGGAACGACAAGTTCACGAGCGATTTTATTTAATAAAAATGGGGAAGCGGTGTACAATGCGCAAAAAGAATTTCAACAATATTTTCCAAAGTCAGGTTGGGTCGAACATAGCGCAAATGAAATATGGAGCTCCATTTTATCTGTTATTGCGTCTTGTTTATCAGAGTCCGGGGTTAAACCTAATCAGATTGCTGGTATTGGTATCACCAATCAACGTGAAACGACTGTTGTGTGGGATAAAGAGACGGGGCAACCAATACATAATGCAATTGTCTGGCAGTCCAGGCAGACGTCCGCTATTTGTGACCAACTAAAAGAAGGTGGCCATGAACAGACCTTCCGAGAAAAAACAGGGTTATTAATTGATGCTTATTTCTCCGGGACAAAAGTGAAGTGGCTGCTAGATCATGTCGACGGGGCACGAGAGCGTGCGGAAAAGGGAGAGTTGCTTTTTGGTACCATTGATACGTGGTTGATTTGGAAGCTTTCAGGCGGGAAGGCACATGTGACCGATTATTCAAATGCTTCAAGAACGCTACTATACAATATCCATGAACTAAAATGGGATCAAGAATTACTTGATATACTGAATGTGCCAGCAAGTATGCTTCCGGAAGTGAAGCCTTCTTCAGAAGTTTATGCACATACCGTGGACTATCATTTCTTTGGACAAGAAATTCCTATTGCAGGTGCGGCAGGCGATCAGCAAGCAGCACTATTCGGACAGGCATGCTATGAAGAAGGAATGGCGAAGAACACTTATGGAACAGGTTGCTTTATGCTTATGAATACAGGCGAAAAGCCGATCAAATCCGAGAGCGGGCTTCTAACTACCATTGCATGGGGAATTGATGGAAAAGTAACTTACGCATTGGAAGGCAGTATTTTTGTAGCAGGTTCAGCAATTCAGTGGCTTCGTGATGGACTCCGCATGTTCAAGGATGCTAGTCAAAGTGAAGAGTATGCCACAAAAGTAGACTCTACTGAAGGAGTGTATGTAGTTCCGGCTTTTGTTGGTTTGGGCACTCCGTATTGGGATAGTGACGTCCGGGGAGCGGCATTTGGTTTGACGAGGGGGACCTCTAAAGAACATTTTATTCGTGCCACGTTGGAATCATTGGCTTATCAGACGAAAGATGTGTTGACGGCGATGGAGCATGACTCCGGGATTTCTTTAAAAACTTTACGCGTAGATGGTGGAGCAGTGAAGAATAATTTCTTAATGCAATTCCAAAGTGATATGCTCCGGGTCGGGGTGGAGAGACCGTCTGTCAATGAAACGACGGCACTTGGCACAGCTTATTTAGCTGGTCTTGCTGTTGGCTATTGGAAAAATAAAGAGGAAATCGCTTCACAGTGGAAAGTTGAATCAACCTTTGAGGTAGAGATGGATAAAGAAGAACAAGAGAAATTATATAGTGGTTGGAAAAAAGCAGTAAATGCAACTATTGCTTTCAAGTAA